In Rhizobium oryzihabitans, one DNA window encodes the following:
- a CDS encoding phosphoribosyltransferase: MGIEVSKTNQVSINHRHENGVDTSLDGNPSRGHLKGIPLVHVFRRNHNGSRRDDGNPLIFALKGMRGFSITPFWEKQLMKRAVQIISSASEDFAEIDYCMPVPSSSPLCGKFAALVAHTLEKPIIDPTFLRKMKVGEVLAEVKANPPRVRSGLKVTFTSQLSTLERTDQNREWQAKEVDISIRHLFHSFILEGEAPPLADRHVLLVDDLFATGSSILSLRQVVQNQLGASVSAMCLLSGAR; the protein is encoded by the coding sequence ATGGGAATTGAAGTAAGCAAAACGAACCAGGTGAGCATCAATCACCGACACGAAAACGGCGTTGATACTTCACTAGATGGAAATCCTAGCAGAGGTCATTTAAAAGGTATTCCCCTCGTTCACGTATTCCGTCGGAACCACAACGGTAGTCGGCGAGACGATGGCAATCCGTTGATTTTTGCCTTAAAGGGCATGCGCGGCTTTTCAATCACCCCATTTTGGGAGAAGCAGTTGATGAAAAGAGCAGTACAAATCATCTCCTCTGCATCGGAAGACTTCGCGGAAATCGACTACTGCATGCCGGTCCCTTCGTCCTCACCCCTATGCGGAAAGTTCGCAGCATTAGTTGCGCATACACTTGAGAAACCGATTATTGATCCAACGTTCCTGAGGAAAATGAAAGTTGGTGAGGTTCTTGCGGAGGTAAAAGCAAATCCGCCTCGTGTCAGGTCTGGTCTGAAGGTGACATTCACGTCGCAACTCAGCACGTTGGAGAGGACAGACCAAAATCGAGAATGGCAGGCAAAAGAGGTAGATATTTCCATTCGCCATCTCTTCCATTCCTTTATACTTGAGGGCGAAGCGCCCCCGCTTGCGGACAGGCATGTACTACTGGTAGACGATCTTTTCGCAACAGGGTCTTCGATCCTGTCTCTGAGGCAAGTAGTCCAGAACCAACTAGGCGCATCAGTTTCAGCGATGTGTCTTCTCAGCGGAGCTCGGTAG
- a CDS encoding type I restriction enzyme HsdR N-terminal domain-containing protein, whose protein sequence is MAENAFWDSLSTLHFSNEAEVETRLVLPLLNALGYQNSDIRPKPPVEIRVGSKKQKGRTPEADFVVYTGKPHNRNTAAIVVEAKRPRIPLHDGVAQAESYAQHLRAPLILVTNGVVMQIWQLQPTLDNDLVFHADVCDLASRRSDLEAIAGVEAVRIICANLAHKRVATITEDFSAFEERELDRLSALGPWMQRTLHDPQADQPVSSQSLVEGYKRGVIILGPSGYGKSMLAASLCVQAIELRRRGTRQHLVIEVFIPDVAVDETGIEKFLHERISRQVPQITELVLRDRIKRDGITVVADGFERLEPRLREKWISSLRSFCRDYPHAQVFVMSRATGRELATLGLPILRLDGYSESDLQRLMKLRNVSRPSLLGRSPAMSGHLEGLCKEPLIADLVVSYIREHNRYPTHVRPLYEDWVSRLLIDFGEIEKLKYRASLTALAKATRVAPLTFEEAAAVVSGDGNATVTLERLTDANAISITESRIELTHEALADYLRALAFIHDAGSDIKSRVEELDLEETSQFPRLLLAAAETLEQSQTIWDAIARANLQTAIDCLHLTPGTGVATGQDSRGPKSEAYEFLKVVLNALDTVVEAHLEPMTTSIRFALIGTDVDEMGIIGDLSQDHAFYAFRALKPGMPRIEVKSRTDAHRRFGINLKAFGLGYDAGRIIGIKAVGSALSNAIKARRIRGGMVWTEELVMSRINHLEREYKIVMPDGYALKPIRKALSAFEDRVILPPSNRRGQTFRMCDLIAHVDFLLNSGVTNLQQWWCDPLRLDLKQPNDQRKLAKSLDALHSRRQIAYAEIVENSFPALAPLLGNFRELPVRRNIEVEVIKDATHPEISLNYWDEPMELFSEAGAVVSFPLTPSDDWRSWEFIEELHLRNLGRIAQFSGDRSHFATKTGAAILRNLVVGRWDGDGLPDETGVVRDVVNWLAKDVRQLFEEVPGSLDSTN, encoded by the coding sequence TTGGCGGAGAATGCGTTTTGGGACAGTTTGTCCACTCTCCATTTCTCTAACGAGGCAGAGGTAGAAACGCGTTTGGTATTGCCATTACTCAACGCCCTCGGCTACCAAAATTCCGACATCCGGCCGAAGCCTCCCGTTGAAATCCGTGTTGGCAGCAAGAAGCAAAAGGGCAGGACGCCCGAGGCTGATTTCGTCGTGTACACTGGAAAGCCGCATAACCGTAACACGGCGGCTATCGTCGTCGAGGCAAAGCGTCCTAGAATCCCACTGCATGACGGTGTCGCCCAGGCGGAATCCTATGCCCAGCATCTGCGCGCACCTCTTATTCTGGTGACGAACGGAGTGGTCATGCAAATTTGGCAGCTCCAGCCCACGTTGGACAATGACTTGGTGTTCCATGCAGATGTCTGTGACCTGGCGTCAAGGCGATCCGATCTGGAGGCGATCGCAGGCGTCGAGGCCGTTCGCATTATTTGTGCCAACCTTGCGCATAAGCGTGTTGCTACGATTACTGAGGATTTTTCAGCTTTCGAAGAACGGGAGTTGGATAGGCTGTCGGCGCTGGGCCCGTGGATGCAACGCACCTTGCATGACCCTCAGGCCGATCAACCCGTCAGTTCACAAAGCCTCGTTGAGGGGTATAAGAGGGGTGTTATCATATTAGGGCCGTCCGGCTATGGAAAATCCATGCTCGCGGCTTCGTTGTGTGTGCAGGCGATTGAGCTGCGACGACGCGGGACACGACAGCATCTTGTAATCGAAGTCTTTATCCCGGACGTCGCTGTAGACGAAACGGGGATTGAAAAATTCCTGCACGAGCGGATTTCCCGCCAAGTTCCGCAGATAACGGAACTCGTTCTCCGAGATCGGATCAAAAGAGATGGTATCACGGTTGTTGCGGACGGTTTCGAACGTTTAGAGCCTCGGTTGCGCGAGAAGTGGATTTCCAGCCTGCGAAGTTTTTGCCGTGATTATCCGCACGCTCAGGTTTTCGTGATGTCCCGCGCGACTGGTCGGGAGCTCGCCACTCTTGGCCTGCCAATACTACGTCTCGATGGCTACAGCGAGAGCGACCTACAGAGGTTGATGAAGCTGCGAAACGTAAGTAGGCCCAGTCTCTTGGGCCGATCACCGGCAATGTCGGGTCACCTTGAAGGGCTATGTAAGGAGCCGCTGATAGCAGACCTCGTCGTGTCTTACATTAGAGAGCACAATCGCTATCCAACACATGTACGCCCACTTTACGAAGACTGGGTAAGCAGATTGCTGATTGACTTCGGTGAGATCGAGAAATTGAAGTACCGAGCCTCGCTCACGGCGCTCGCAAAGGCTACGCGCGTCGCGCCACTGACCTTCGAAGAGGCTGCGGCTGTCGTCTCTGGCGATGGCAATGCCACGGTTACGTTAGAGCGATTGACGGACGCCAATGCCATAAGCATCACGGAGAGTAGAATCGAACTGACCCACGAGGCGCTTGCTGATTATCTCAGGGCGTTGGCGTTCATTCATGACGCGGGTAGTGACATCAAGTCTCGCGTCGAGGAACTGGACCTAGAGGAGACTTCGCAGTTCCCACGTCTTCTTCTGGCTGCGGCCGAGACATTGGAGCAGAGCCAAACCATATGGGATGCGATAGCACGGGCTAATCTCCAGACGGCGATTGACTGCCTCCATCTCACGCCTGGAACCGGCGTGGCCACCGGTCAGGACTCGCGTGGACCAAAATCCGAAGCGTATGAGTTCCTCAAAGTGGTTTTAAACGCTCTCGATACCGTGGTCGAGGCGCACCTGGAACCGATGACGACCTCGATAAGGTTCGCTTTGATCGGTACGGATGTCGATGAGATGGGAATAATCGGTGATCTCAGCCAAGACCACGCCTTCTATGCCTTTCGCGCCCTGAAGCCGGGGATGCCAAGGATCGAGGTCAAGTCTCGGACAGACGCGCACCGCAGGTTCGGCATAAATCTCAAAGCGTTCGGTCTGGGTTATGACGCAGGCCGCATAATTGGAATTAAGGCGGTTGGTTCGGCGCTCTCAAACGCGATCAAGGCGCGGCGCATTCGGGGCGGTATGGTATGGACCGAGGAGCTCGTTATGAGTCGGATCAACCACTTGGAGCGCGAATACAAGATCGTCATGCCCGACGGATACGCGCTAAAGCCAATCAGAAAAGCGCTTAGCGCATTTGAAGACCGCGTCATCTTACCGCCTTCCAACCGCCGCGGCCAAACTTTTAGAATGTGCGACCTAATCGCACATGTGGACTTTCTACTAAATTCCGGCGTCACGAATTTGCAGCAGTGGTGGTGCGATCCCCTGAGGCTCGATTTGAAACAACCTAATGATCAGCGGAAGCTCGCGAAATCACTCGACGCGCTTCATAGCAGACGGCAAATTGCGTATGCGGAGATTGTTGAAAACTCGTTTCCTGCCTTAGCACCGCTACTGGGGAATTTCCGAGAACTTCCTGTTCGAAGAAACATTGAGGTCGAAGTCATCAAGGATGCGACCCACCCTGAAATCTCTCTCAATTATTGGGACGAGCCAATGGAGCTTTTTTCAGAAGCCGGTGCAGTGGTGTCCTTTCCGCTCACTCCATCGGACGACTGGCGTTCTTGGGAATTTATTGAAGAGCTGCATCTAAGAAACCTCGGACGAATCGCCCAGTTCTCAGGCGACCGATCTCACTTTGCGACCAAAACGGGGGCCGCGATTCTCCGCAACCTAGTAGTGGGTCGTTGGGACGGAGACGGGCTCCCTGATGAGACGGGTGTCGTTCGAGATGTTGTAAACTGGCTGGCAAAAGATGTACGTCAGCTTTTTGAAGAAGTCCCAGGGTCATTAGATTCTACGAATTAG
- a CDS encoding DUF4011 domain-containing protein yields the protein MSDASQSKAQDFSQLVRSKIEEIRPRLLDLSAKNPLVSLSFGSRSAGYVRVVNELPDRLFYSLLNDVSLDFRALPPLEDGPPDEQGASFLEEFAIGLVTDPIYLEQHSKLNADAVDYPDLARTLERELKDRIREKLGMPKRITRKDEPLTQHARNHGIDPGFDLPEPSENIDSKHNDDLIQTLLLGPDLERKLNGLMAKGKTWQQETGLNLLRGAFGFLEWKDPKRGDNRVYYSPLVLLPTSMSRQKTSAGPVFTVEGAGEEAETNLVLREKLRREFDIELPVFGGGSLEAYFEEVSAVEQTKVSWRVRRWIVFGVFPAARMAMYEDLDTAISDFSENSVIENLLVGSEVGQAGAIANEYEVDAPDVEAHVPHLVKKADASQFSVLVDLVKGKNIAVEGPPGTGKSDTIVNSIAAALAKGKKVLFVAEKSAALKVVHSRLEEVGLGEFVLPLLAGKGSREEFMDSLRARLDAVEPSPRYMQQERERFAAARDRLARYVSILSEEWNGSGKSVHAVLGAAIATQDALSSLTPTAVLEHRLPKTDLKEHEINNLVEAVRRLAEISSTDAAKRPYWRGTTSLDTSPFKMNAIIARTEKAASSYKRFDEALSTLRKRTGISTLTLSDVTQLASWINRLVEWNPQSLSDDDITIAVAAPASAISQFLDRCASAQEKVAKLSEVVTDPLMPDLSDSLTRIADICEANGIVRLDASDRILQIEFHSNAKIEAERLSADVSAFVRRVPGAAEWTVRDVRNARRIWSETSERVVAQRRASLIDAASIETLRGLLERAEALRQRHAELSGAVTVKTRLKASDVEGPLVVIRQSGAFSFLSGAFKQAKAFYLSISKRGTFDKTTAIDDLQRLQTFLEDEEAFNERAIRSGVFGPSFEGRETDFQTFEELARLYAEIDKTLPGFEHREIRSFLKTAEADLVESMPAVGDLPPEMKFGAVEDFGKESSTVLAQLREVHEELSRLEVQLLPSGREFGPSAIRSLAADLDRLQTALLQLDSFPQAAQLRGRFVGWRTDFQATRPLIELASLFEEAGKSGEILRRSLQDKDYSLLGEETSAAVATGAEANAALTDASREAVCDLRANANDLHASAMGTFLSAAATDAEGLETAILISKAMTDVARFGMMETVDLLQTQVAGWDKLPRMVEALVRRAAAERVYDKYGSELAGYSGKQLEDIRAEFKHADDNVRKLSRKALRSELIAGARPASGNSRGRVADYSEMGLLEHLANQRRIRVPLRDITRRAGRALLELKPCWIMSPLAVAQFIPKGSIHFDICVIDEASQMPPEDAVGALYRAHQAMIVGDTKQLPPTNFFQKIYAGDDEDDDKPDAVTQESVLEMANGAFRPRRMLRWHYRSRHSALIRFSNRMMYDDDLVVFPSSNEDDPSMGVFSTFTSGIYKAGLNPVEGEAVVEAALDFMKTDPHRSLGVVAMNKSQSDFINERLQYAIARDKRATEYVERWSAERGGLEEFFVKNLENVQGDERDVIFISTVYGPPARGERVRQAFGPLNGATGKRRLNVLFSRAKEQIRTFTSMTSDDLLAEEGGNEGALMLKRWLQYSAGGLLEASSGTHGAFDSPLEQYIAQQIETMGCTVVPQVGVVGYSIDLGIRHTEWPNGFIMGVECDGATYHSSKSARDRDRHRQEVLENLGWKIHRVWSTDWFDNPRREAERLRTAISARLSELKDRATRPLPQKPIVIEKSEPKVPSPKTRPIGEDDGQTTLALRAHPTPAPGTSSAAAKTITARLGDTVRLRYLDKNQETYQFKIVKEPSQPERGIVNQSAPLAKSVIDTGEGEEIEILLGSLIRRAVVEKISR from the coding sequence ATGTCCGACGCGAGTCAATCAAAAGCGCAGGATTTCAGCCAGCTGGTAAGGTCAAAGATCGAGGAGATCAGGCCAAGACTACTTGATCTTTCTGCGAAGAACCCTTTGGTATCTTTGAGTTTCGGTTCTCGTTCCGCAGGGTATGTCCGCGTTGTCAACGAGCTTCCCGACAGGCTATTTTATTCGCTATTGAATGACGTTTCGCTTGATTTTCGCGCGCTGCCACCGCTTGAGGATGGCCCGCCCGACGAACAGGGTGCCTCCTTCCTTGAGGAGTTTGCAATCGGGCTGGTGACAGACCCCATATATCTTGAGCAGCATTCGAAATTGAACGCGGATGCTGTCGATTATCCAGACCTAGCGCGAACATTGGAGCGGGAGCTAAAAGACCGCATCCGTGAAAAACTCGGGATGCCGAAACGGATCACGCGAAAAGATGAACCTCTCACCCAGCATGCCCGTAATCACGGCATTGATCCTGGGTTTGACCTGCCTGAACCTAGCGAAAACATAGACTCGAAACATAACGATGACCTCATCCAGACGCTGCTTCTCGGGCCAGATTTAGAGCGCAAGCTTAACGGACTGATGGCCAAGGGAAAAACTTGGCAGCAAGAGACGGGCTTAAACCTGCTTCGTGGCGCGTTTGGTTTCCTGGAGTGGAAGGACCCCAAGCGCGGCGATAACCGCGTTTATTACTCTCCCTTGGTGCTGTTGCCTACGTCAATGTCGCGCCAGAAAACTTCTGCAGGACCGGTATTCACTGTCGAAGGTGCCGGAGAAGAAGCAGAGACAAATTTGGTACTGCGCGAAAAGCTCCGCCGTGAATTCGATATCGAGCTACCTGTTTTCGGCGGCGGGTCTCTTGAGGCCTATTTTGAGGAGGTTTCCGCTGTCGAGCAGACAAAGGTTTCTTGGCGTGTCCGTCGTTGGATCGTGTTCGGTGTGTTTCCCGCAGCACGCATGGCCATGTACGAAGACCTTGATACAGCTATATCGGATTTCTCCGAAAACAGCGTAATCGAAAACCTCCTTGTTGGCTCTGAGGTTGGACAAGCCGGGGCGATTGCGAACGAGTACGAAGTCGACGCTCCAGATGTCGAGGCGCACGTCCCTCATCTAGTGAAAAAGGCGGATGCTTCACAGTTTAGCGTCCTCGTTGATCTCGTGAAAGGCAAGAACATCGCTGTCGAGGGCCCGCCTGGGACAGGGAAGTCCGATACGATCGTCAACTCGATTGCCGCGGCGTTGGCGAAGGGCAAGAAGGTACTTTTCGTTGCCGAAAAATCCGCGGCCCTGAAAGTCGTCCATTCTCGTCTCGAAGAAGTTGGGTTAGGGGAGTTCGTTTTGCCGCTTCTTGCGGGAAAGGGGAGCCGAGAGGAGTTCATGGACTCGCTTCGAGCGCGACTTGATGCGGTGGAACCATCGCCCCGGTATATGCAACAAGAACGAGAACGGTTTGCTGCAGCTAGAGACCGCTTGGCGCGCTACGTCAGCATCCTTTCAGAAGAGTGGAACGGTAGCGGCAAATCAGTCCATGCTGTTTTGGGCGCTGCGATCGCGACACAAGATGCCCTGTCGAGCCTAACGCCAACGGCCGTATTGGAACATCGGTTGCCCAAGACCGATCTCAAGGAACACGAGATCAACAACTTGGTTGAGGCGGTACGAAGATTGGCAGAGATATCCTCCACGGATGCCGCCAAGCGTCCGTATTGGCGCGGCACCACATCCCTCGACACCAGCCCATTCAAGATGAACGCTATTATTGCCCGCACCGAGAAGGCGGCGTCGTCCTATAAGCGGTTTGATGAGGCCCTTTCGACCCTGCGCAAGCGGACAGGCATTTCGACCCTTACGCTTAGCGATGTTACTCAGCTAGCTTCATGGATAAATCGTCTCGTCGAATGGAATCCGCAGTCTTTGTCGGACGACGATATCACAATTGCGGTCGCGGCTCCCGCGTCAGCGATTTCGCAATTCCTTGACCGATGTGCGAGCGCTCAAGAGAAGGTGGCAAAGCTCAGTGAAGTTGTCACCGATCCTTTGATGCCAGACCTTTCTGATTCACTCACCCGTATCGCCGATATCTGTGAGGCGAACGGGATCGTAAGATTGGATGCATCTGATCGGATACTGCAAATCGAATTTCACTCGAATGCCAAAATCGAGGCAGAACGGCTTAGCGCCGATGTATCGGCTTTTGTACGCCGTGTACCCGGTGCAGCAGAATGGACTGTCCGAGACGTGCGCAACGCGCGTAGAATATGGTCGGAAACCAGTGAGCGAGTTGTCGCACAGCGCCGTGCGAGCTTGATCGACGCGGCTTCGATCGAAACCCTCAGGGGGCTTTTAGAAAGGGCAGAGGCTCTTCGCCAGCGGCACGCGGAGTTAAGTGGCGCAGTCACTGTTAAAACTCGTCTGAAGGCGTCCGACGTTGAAGGCCCACTTGTTGTGATCAGACAATCGGGAGCATTCAGCTTTCTGTCGGGAGCTTTCAAACAGGCGAAGGCGTTTTACCTGTCAATTTCCAAAAGAGGCACTTTCGACAAAACTACGGCAATCGACGATCTCCAGCGATTACAAACGTTCCTCGAGGATGAGGAAGCGTTCAACGAGAGGGCTATCCGAAGCGGAGTTTTTGGCCCCAGCTTCGAAGGTCGAGAAACAGATTTCCAGACCTTCGAAGAGTTGGCCCGCCTCTATGCCGAGATTGATAAGACACTTCCTGGTTTCGAACATCGCGAGATCAGGTCTTTCCTAAAGACGGCAGAGGCCGATCTGGTTGAGAGCATGCCTGCCGTTGGGGATTTGCCTCCCGAAATGAAGTTTGGAGCGGTCGAGGATTTCGGCAAGGAGTCGTCGACGGTTCTGGCTCAACTACGTGAGGTCCACGAGGAGCTCTCGAGACTGGAAGTCCAACTTCTGCCATCTGGTCGGGAATTTGGACCGTCCGCGATACGGTCGCTAGCCGCTGATTTAGACCGGTTGCAGACAGCTCTTCTCCAATTGGATTCATTTCCCCAAGCTGCCCAACTCAGAGGACGCTTCGTGGGCTGGAGAACCGATTTTCAGGCAACGAGACCGCTTATTGAACTCGCTTCCCTGTTCGAAGAGGCAGGCAAGTCCGGCGAAATCCTCCGCCGGAGTCTTCAGGACAAGGACTACTCTCTGCTGGGTGAGGAGACCAGTGCAGCGGTCGCTACTGGTGCGGAAGCTAATGCCGCGCTCACCGATGCATCGCGGGAGGCAGTCTGCGATCTGCGAGCCAACGCCAACGATCTGCACGCATCTGCAATGGGCACATTCCTTTCGGCGGCTGCTACCGATGCAGAGGGACTAGAGACAGCGATCCTGATTTCGAAGGCTATGACGGACGTGGCTCGCTTCGGAATGATGGAGACTGTTGATTTGCTTCAAACGCAAGTCGCCGGCTGGGACAAGCTGCCTCGAATGGTGGAAGCGCTGGTTCGTCGGGCGGCGGCCGAACGCGTGTATGACAAATACGGATCAGAGTTGGCTGGTTACTCCGGCAAGCAGCTCGAGGACATCCGAGCCGAATTCAAGCATGCCGACGACAATGTCAGGAAACTCTCACGTAAAGCCCTCCGGTCGGAACTCATCGCAGGGGCAAGGCCAGCAAGCGGAAATTCACGCGGTCGTGTTGCTGACTATTCCGAAATGGGGCTTCTCGAGCACTTGGCAAACCAAAGGCGAATTCGCGTTCCATTGCGCGACATCACGCGTCGTGCCGGCCGCGCACTACTTGAACTCAAGCCTTGCTGGATCATGTCACCACTTGCCGTCGCCCAGTTCATTCCAAAGGGATCAATCCACTTCGACATATGCGTGATCGACGAAGCATCCCAGATGCCTCCCGAGGATGCTGTTGGTGCTTTGTATCGCGCCCATCAAGCGATGATCGTAGGTGACACGAAGCAGTTGCCGCCTACGAATTTTTTCCAAAAGATTTACGCGGGCGACGATGAGGACGACGACAAGCCCGACGCTGTTACCCAGGAATCTGTGCTGGAAATGGCGAACGGTGCATTCCGACCACGTAGGATGCTTCGTTGGCACTACCGGTCCCGCCACTCTGCATTGATCAGATTTTCAAATAGGATGATGTACGACGACGACTTGGTCGTTTTCCCATCATCGAACGAGGATGATCCGTCTATGGGCGTCTTCTCTACATTCACGTCGGGCATCTACAAGGCCGGCTTGAATCCTGTCGAAGGCGAGGCGGTGGTAGAAGCGGCACTGGATTTCATGAAAACCGATCCGCATCGATCGCTCGGTGTCGTAGCAATGAATAAGTCGCAATCGGACTTCATTAACGAGCGTCTTCAATATGCAATCGCTAGAGACAAAAGGGCGACCGAGTACGTCGAGCGCTGGAGTGCGGAGAGAGGTGGGCTCGAGGAGTTCTTCGTAAAGAACCTCGAAAACGTCCAGGGCGACGAGCGCGATGTGATTTTCATATCGACGGTCTACGGCCCACCTGCACGTGGTGAACGCGTCCGCCAAGCGTTCGGTCCGCTGAACGGCGCAACTGGTAAACGGCGTCTGAATGTTCTCTTCAGCCGCGCTAAAGAGCAAATTCGGACGTTTACGTCCATGACAAGCGACGACCTTCTTGCGGAGGAGGGAGGCAATGAAGGGGCGCTCATGCTCAAGCGTTGGCTCCAATACAGTGCTGGAGGTCTCCTTGAAGCTTCGTCCGGCACTCACGGTGCATTCGATTCACCGCTTGAGCAGTACATCGCCCAGCAGATCGAAACCATGGGATGCACTGTCGTTCCCCAAGTAGGCGTCGTTGGCTATTCGATTGATCTGGGTATCAGACATACGGAATGGCCAAACGGCTTCATCATGGGGGTCGAGTGCGATGGGGCAACATACCATTCCTCAAAGTCGGCGCGTGACCGTGACCGTCATCGACAGGAAGTTCTGGAAAACCTGGGTTGGAAAATTCACCGGGTTTGGAGCACGGACTGGTTCGACAATCCGCGTAGGGAGGCCGAACGACTTCGAACGGCGATCTCCGCCCGTTTGTCGGAGTTGAAGGATCGGGCCACCCGGCCGCTGCCTCAAAAGCCAATCGTGATTGAAAAGTCCGAACCGAAGGTTCCGTCGCCCAAGACGCGCCCGATTGGTGAAGATGATGGGCAGACCACCCTTGCACTGCGGGCGCACCCTACGCCCGCGCCAGGGACGAGTAGTGCTGCGGCCAAAACAATAACGGCCAGATTGGGGGACACCGTTCGTTTGCGCTATCTGGACAAAAATCAGGAAACCTATCAGTTCAAGATCGTCAAAGAACCGAGCCAACCCGAACGCGGAATTGTGAATCAGTCAGCCCCGTTGGCGAAGAGCGTCATCGATACGGGAGAAGGGGAGGAGATCGAAATCCTTCTCGGCAGCTTGATACGGAGGGCGGTCGTTGAAAAGATTTCCCGATAG